One Paenibacillus sp. FSL W8-0186 genomic window carries:
- the mfd gene encoding transcription-repair coupling factor, whose amino-acid sequence MLQALIQAFSKDPDFAAAVAGVNSGMKEQLISGLSGSSKQIMLAAMYRETGRPLLVVTHNMFAAQKIAEDLQEALSAEEVLLYPANELVAAESAVSSPETLAQRIEVLLKCSQGFRGVVVVPYSGIRRFIPSPETMAAAHLDITLGGTLQLDHFLSKMVELGYERVERVESRGEMSIRGGIIDFYPLTAELAYRIELFDDEIDSIRTFDPADQRSIDQVKHVSIPPCKELIASKERLTKAAQIVSERLEQQLEKMTDRQAKQKLKEEISREIELLREQVYFPENYKYISLIYPENKTLYDFMAEDALLILDEPARLLETAKQLERDEAEWHLHLFQNGKSLPDLPLAMEGDQVLYRRPFQTLFLSLFLRQVPHVQPQNIINFVSRAMQDFHGQMNVLKAEMDRWKKSGANVIMLAGGEERIERMRRVLLDYGIEEPALLQGNLQSGFELPSVHLVVITEGEMFSKKQRKARKVTKSMDNAERIKSYTELKVGDYVVHQNHGIGKYLGIGTLEVGGIHKDYMHIMYAGGDKLSVPIEQIDLIQKYVGSEDKEPKVYKLGGNEWTRVKNKVRSSVQDIADDLIKLYAERQASPGYGFEKDTPEQLEFEAMFPYEETRDQIRAIEEIKKDMELSRPMDRLLCGDVGYGKTEVAIRAAFKAAIEGKQVAVLVPTTILAQQHYETFRERFSGYPINIQTLSRFRSRKEQNETIKGVRQGTVDIVIGTHRLLSQDVVFKDLGLLIVDEEQRFGVTHKEKLKKLKTNVDVLTLTATPIPRTLHMSMLGVRDLSVIESPPENRFPVQTYVVEHSQALVREAIERELARGGQIYYLYNRVQGIQEMAAQISMLVPEARVGVGHGQMSEQELEKTILDFLDGEYDVLVSTSIIETGVDIPNVNTLIVHDADKMGLSQLYQLRGRVGRSNRIAYAYFTYQRDKSLTEVAEKRLQSIKEFTELGSGFKIAMRDLSIRGAGNLLGAEQHGFIASVGFDLYSQMLAEEIQKRKIEMLGEKSPEDTAWNTTIDLGIDAYLPSDYIYDSIQKIEIYKKTASAAAFEDVAELEDELLDRFGELPEAVENLLSVARVKLYGKLYGIESITRRGDETVIKFLDGREKDILPAKLAEVGNLFGRRVQFNQGSAMLIRIKTKELDDKALMGLLEQFLEALKVSFKLKGELQDVSK is encoded by the coding sequence TTGCTACAAGCACTTATACAAGCTTTTTCGAAAGATCCGGATTTTGCGGCTGCCGTAGCAGGCGTAAATTCGGGAATGAAGGAACAATTGATCTCCGGTTTATCCGGATCGTCTAAACAAATCATGCTGGCCGCGATGTACAGAGAAACCGGCCGTCCCCTTCTCGTCGTGACCCACAATATGTTTGCAGCTCAGAAAATTGCAGAGGATTTGCAGGAAGCGCTATCGGCCGAAGAGGTGCTGCTGTATCCGGCGAACGAGCTTGTCGCGGCGGAATCGGCGGTATCAAGTCCCGAGACGCTGGCGCAGCGCATCGAGGTACTGCTCAAATGCTCCCAAGGATTCCGGGGCGTTGTCGTGGTGCCTTATTCCGGCATTCGCAGATTTATTCCGTCACCGGAGACGATGGCTGCCGCGCATCTGGACATTACACTTGGCGGTACACTGCAGCTGGATCATTTTTTAAGCAAAATGGTCGAGCTTGGCTATGAGAGAGTTGAACGGGTAGAATCGCGTGGCGAGATGAGCATCCGCGGGGGAATCATCGATTTCTATCCGCTGACTGCGGAGCTCGCTTACCGGATAGAGCTGTTCGACGATGAAATCGACTCGATCCGTACGTTTGATCCGGCGGATCAGCGTTCTATCGATCAGGTGAAGCATGTATCGATTCCTCCTTGCAAGGAGCTTATCGCCTCCAAGGAACGTTTGACCAAGGCCGCACAAATTGTATCGGAGCGGCTGGAGCAACAGCTGGAGAAAATGACCGATCGCCAGGCCAAGCAAAAACTGAAAGAGGAAATTTCCAGGGAAATTGAATTGCTGCGTGAGCAGGTGTATTTTCCGGAAAACTATAAATACATTTCGCTGATCTATCCTGAGAATAAAACGCTGTATGATTTTATGGCGGAAGACGCTTTGCTGATTCTGGACGAACCGGCCAGGCTTCTGGAGACGGCTAAACAGCTGGAACGGGATGAAGCGGAATGGCATCTGCATCTGTTCCAAAATGGCAAAAGCCTGCCTGATCTGCCGCTTGCGATGGAGGGGGATCAGGTTCTTTACCGTCGGCCGTTTCAGACGTTGTTCCTATCGCTCTTCCTCAGGCAGGTGCCTCATGTACAGCCGCAAAACATTATCAATTTCGTCAGCCGGGCGATGCAGGATTTCCATGGCCAAATGAACGTACTCAAGGCGGAGATGGACCGCTGGAAGAAAAGCGGGGCCAACGTGATTATGCTTGCTGGCGGCGAGGAGCGTATCGAACGGATGCGGCGGGTGCTGCTTGACTATGGCATTGAAGAGCCCGCCTTGCTGCAAGGGAATCTGCAGTCGGGGTTCGAGCTGCCTTCGGTGCATCTGGTCGTGATTACAGAAGGAGAAATGTTCTCCAAGAAGCAGCGCAAAGCTCGTAAAGTTACGAAGAGCATGGATAATGCCGAGCGCATAAAGAGCTATACAGAGCTTAAAGTTGGCGATTATGTAGTTCACCAGAATCACGGGATCGGGAAATATCTTGGCATCGGTACTTTGGAAGTCGGCGGCATTCACAAAGACTACATGCATATTATGTATGCGGGTGGAGATAAGCTGTCCGTACCGATCGAGCAGATCGATTTGATCCAGAAATATGTAGGCTCCGAAGATAAGGAACCCAAAGTATACAAGCTGGGTGGAAACGAATGGACGAGAGTCAAGAACAAGGTTCGTTCCTCCGTACAGGATATCGCTGACGACCTCATCAAGCTGTATGCTGAACGCCAGGCATCGCCTGGCTACGGATTTGAGAAAGACACGCCCGAGCAGCTGGAATTCGAAGCGATGTTCCCCTATGAGGAGACAAGGGATCAGATCAGGGCGATCGAGGAAATCAAGAAGGACATGGAGCTGTCCCGACCTATGGACCGCCTGTTATGCGGCGACGTTGGCTACGGCAAGACAGAAGTCGCAATCCGGGCTGCTTTCAAGGCCGCGATTGAAGGGAAGCAGGTCGCTGTTCTAGTGCCGACGACGATCCTGGCACAGCAGCACTACGAGACATTTCGCGAAAGATTTTCGGGTTATCCGATCAACATACAGACCTTAAGCCGTTTCCGCAGCCGCAAAGAGCAGAACGAGACGATCAAGGGTGTCCGTCAAGGAACGGTCGACATCGTAATCGGGACGCATCGCCTATTATCCCAGGACGTAGTATTCAAGGATTTGGGACTGCTGATCGTCGATGAGGAGCAGCGTTTTGGTGTAACCCATAAGGAGAAGCTCAAGAAGCTGAAGACGAACGTCGATGTATTAACGCTGACCGCTACGCCGATACCTAGAACGCTTCACATGTCTATGCTGGGCGTGCGGGATCTGTCGGTCATCGAATCACCACCGGAGAACCGGTTCCCTGTACAGACCTACGTCGTGGAGCATAGTCAGGCTCTGGTCCGCGAGGCGATTGAACGGGAACTGGCGCGGGGCGGGCAGATCTATTACCTGTATAACCGTGTCCAAGGCATTCAGGAGATGGCCGCACAAATCTCGATGCTGGTTCCTGAAGCCAGAGTGGGCGTTGGGCATGGCCAGATGTCTGAGCAAGAGCTGGAGAAGACGATCCTGGATTTTCTAGACGGTGAGTATGACGTACTGGTTAGTACGAGCATCATCGAGACCGGGGTAGATATCCCAAACGTAAATACGCTTATTGTACATGATGCGGATAAAATGGGCCTATCCCAGCTATACCAATTGCGCGGACGCGTCGGCCGTTCAAACCGGATCGCTTACGCTTATTTTACCTATCAGCGAGACAAGTCCCTGACGGAAGTGGCGGAGAAGCGTCTTCAATCCATCAAGGAATTTACGGAGCTTGGTTCCGGATTCAAAATTGCGATGAGAGACTTGTCCATACGCGGGGCGGGAAATTTACTTGGCGCCGAGCAGCACGGATTTATCGCGTCGGTGGGTTTTGATCTGTACTCTCAAATGCTGGCTGAAGAAATCCAAAAGCGGAAGATAGAGATGTTAGGCGAAAAGTCGCCTGAGGATACGGCCTGGAATACGACCATCGACCTCGGAATTGATGCGTATTTACCTTCTGACTATATTTATGATAGTATTCAAAAGATCGAGATTTACAAAAAAACAGCTTCGGCCGCCGCTTTCGAAGACGTTGCCGAGCTGGAGGACGAGCTTCTCGACCGGTTCGGAGAATTGCCGGAGGCTGTGGAAAACTTGCTGTCCGTGGCCCGGGTGAAGCTCTACGGCAAGCTCTATGGAATCGAATCCATTACACGGCGCGGAGACGAGACTGTCATAAAGTTCCTCGATGGGCGGGAGAAGGATATTCTTCCAGCCAAGCTTGCGGAAGTTGGCAATCTGTTCGGAAGGCGTGTACAATTTAATCAGGGTTCGGCGATGCTGATCCGAATCAAAACCAAGGAATTGGACGATAAAGCATTGATGGGTTTGTTGGAGCAATTCCTTGAGGCCCTGAAGGTTTCGTTCAAATTGAAAGGGGAACTACAAGATGTCTCGAAGTAA
- a CDS encoding peptidylprolyl isomerase — MSRSKARSWKTLFIALVAVLTISMLAACGKKDDNKGKEAANNGSSGKVVATYEGGEITENEFDLELRIMKTLQPQMAQLLELDDFREFLVKQAITYEYLSGKADDKAQKEGKKTAEDQLKAIKTQMGDEAFKQMLDTQKITEDELKNYMVRIFTVVASQTAGITEEDIKTEFEATKDDYTTASVRHILIGLTDAEGKERSKEDALKLANEVKAKLDKGEDFATLAKEYSEDPGSKDNGGLYEDALVTQWVPQFQEKARTLKINEISNPVETDYGYHIMRVESRTEKKYEDLTAEEKDMIKNLVGSNKLDEFMDKDLDKIIKKIDLPKVENNTETDNNAATPPASEGNAGTDSQGTSKESGNSGNAGANNSEKTDGNAGNTK, encoded by the coding sequence ATGTCTCGAAGTAAAGCACGTTCCTGGAAGACGCTTTTTATTGCGCTGGTTGCGGTATTAACGATTTCCATGTTAGCGGCATGCGGCAAGAAAGATGACAATAAAGGCAAAGAAGCAGCAAATAACGGCAGCTCGGGCAAAGTGGTAGCCACCTATGAAGGCGGGGAAATCACTGAGAACGAATTTGATCTTGAGCTGCGCATCATGAAAACACTTCAGCCTCAAATGGCACAACTGCTGGAGTTGGACGATTTTCGGGAATTTTTGGTGAAGCAAGCTATAACTTATGAATATTTGTCCGGGAAAGCCGATGATAAGGCACAGAAAGAAGGCAAGAAAACGGCGGAGGATCAGCTCAAAGCGATCAAAACGCAAATGGGCGATGAGGCATTCAAGCAAATGCTGGATACTCAAAAGATCACCGAAGATGAATTGAAGAACTACATGGTCCGCATTTTCACGGTAGTCGCCAGCCAAACAGCCGGCATTACAGAGGAAGACATCAAGACGGAATTCGAAGCCACTAAAGACGATTACACGACGGCATCGGTTCGGCATATTCTGATCGGCCTGACGGACGCCGAGGGCAAGGAGCGCAGCAAAGAAGACGCCCTGAAGCTGGCGAACGAAGTCAAGGCCAAGCTGGATAAAGGGGAAGATTTCGCGACCTTAGCCAAGGAATATTCCGAGGATCCCGGCTCGAAAGATAACGGCGGTTTATATGAGGATGCATTGGTAACGCAATGGGTGCCACAATTCCAGGAGAAAGCGCGAACGCTGAAGATTAACGAAATCAGCAACCCCGTAGAGACGGATTATGGGTACCATATTATGCGGGTGGAATCGCGTACCGAGAAGAAGTATGAGGACTTGACCGCAGAGGAGAAAGACATGATTAAGAACCTGGTCGGCTCCAACAAGCTGGACGAGTTCATGGACAAGGATTTGGACAAGATCATCAAGAAGATCGACCTGCCTAAGGTGGAGAACAACACAGAAACTGACAACAACGCTGCAACGCCACCGGCGAGCGAAGGCAACGCAGGGACAGATTCGCAAGGAACAAGCAAGGAATCTGGCAACAGCGGAAATGCTGGAGCGAACAACAGCGAGAAAACCGACGGAAACGCAGGCAATACGAAGTAA
- the spoVT gene encoding stage V sporulation protein T: protein MKATGIVRRIDDLGRVVIPKEIRRTLRIREGDPLEIFVDRDGEVILKKYSPIGELGDFAKEYAESLYESTGHITLISDRDTLIAVAGASKKEYLDKQISLLLESSMDGRKILLETNTGSYEINKDHPETISSYVIAPIISGGDPIGTVVLLNKDESIKMSELESKMAETAAGFLGKQMEQ, encoded by the coding sequence ATGAAAGCTACTGGAATTGTACGACGTATTGATGATCTTGGACGGGTAGTTATCCCAAAGGAAATCCGCCGCACGCTGCGGATCCGCGAGGGAGACCCGCTCGAAATTTTCGTGGATCGCGACGGTGAAGTGATTCTGAAAAAGTATTCCCCGATTGGTGAACTGGGCGATTTCGCCAAGGAATACGCCGAGTCCTTGTATGAGAGCACAGGCCATATTACCCTCATCTCTGACCGGGATACGCTGATCGCAGTGGCGGGAGCCTCCAAAAAGGAGTATCTGGACAAGCAAATCAGCCTTCTGCTGGAGAGCAGCATGGACGGGCGCAAAATTCTGCTTGAAACGAACACGGGAAGCTATGAAATTAATAAGGATCATCCCGAGACTATTTCTTCCTATGTTATCGCTCCGATCATTTCGGGCGGTGATCCAATCGGGACAGTCGTACTGCTGAATAAGGATGAGTCTATAAAAATGTCGGAGCTGGAGTCGAAGATGGCTGAGACGGCCGCAGGCTTTCTCGGCAAACAAATGGAGCAGTAA
- a CDS encoding polysaccharide biosynthesis protein, with translation MKNEFTEPRPSKLLKGAAVLALAAVVTKLLGTLQKIPLQNIGGDGVFGIYNTVYPFYMMIVTFATAGFPAAVSKFIAERQVLGEEAGKRSVLRMASLIMGLLGVAGFAMLYFGAPLLSRAIGSSQLLPALRNAAPALLFIPLTAALRGYFQGLQEMVPTAVSQVTEQTVRVTVMIVLLLYWTGVGAADDVIAGGAFAGSAAGGMAGLLVMLVFWRRSSGQRESTAPSRKLGAASQIDIPDRAKGAGEERGTKLLAAMLAYAIPVCLAALAVPLLSLVDTFTLPRLLQSRGADELQAMVEVGIYNRGVPLVQLVTMLASSLSVMFIPALTELRMKNDPVGIQRQTTLALRWFWLIGLAASTGLALLAQPINVMLYEDDLGSATLAWIAWTAAPGALVTVSAALLQGLGHVRAPALHLLAAAALKTALNALLVPPLGITGAALAGIAAYGAAAALNLALLARRTGRARRGASAALAQLLRPAAAVLAMAGAVLLVRLGALPLGGGRMAALAESLLGVAVGAAVFAAAVLRTGLLSAAELAALPRVSPRLVAALRRLRLVR, from the coding sequence ATGAAAAACGAGTTTACCGAACCCCGGCCATCCAAGCTGCTTAAAGGGGCAGCCGTCCTCGCGCTGGCTGCTGTAGTGACAAAGCTGCTGGGAACACTGCAAAAGATTCCGCTGCAAAACATCGGAGGGGACGGGGTATTCGGCATTTATAATACCGTCTACCCGTTTTATATGATGATCGTTACGTTTGCCACAGCCGGTTTTCCGGCAGCGGTCTCCAAATTCATTGCGGAGCGTCAGGTGTTGGGCGAAGAGGCCGGCAAGCGGTCCGTTTTGCGGATGGCCAGCCTGATAATGGGACTGCTCGGGGTAGCTGGTTTTGCCATGCTGTATTTTGGAGCCCCGCTGCTGTCGCGTGCCATTGGCAGCAGCCAGCTGCTGCCAGCGCTGCGCAACGCGGCTCCAGCCCTGCTATTCATCCCGCTGACGGCCGCTCTGCGGGGTTACTTCCAGGGGCTGCAGGAAATGGTGCCGACGGCAGTCTCCCAAGTGACAGAACAAACAGTCCGCGTAACGGTAATGATCGTCCTGCTCTTATACTGGACGGGGGTTGGCGCCGCGGATGATGTTATCGCGGGAGGGGCTTTTGCCGGATCAGCCGCCGGCGGGATGGCGGGGCTTCTGGTCATGCTTGTATTTTGGCGCCGCAGCTCCGGGCAAAGGGAGAGCACGGCACCTAGCCGGAAGCTTGGTGCCGCTTCACAAATCGATATCCCTGACCGGGCGAAAGGCGCTGGAGAAGAGAGGGGAACGAAGCTTCTCGCGGCCATGCTGGCTTATGCCATTCCCGTCTGTCTGGCAGCTCTCGCCGTTCCGCTCCTTAGTCTGGTAGACACCTTCACGCTTCCGAGATTGCTGCAAAGCAGGGGAGCTGATGAACTTCAGGCCATGGTGGAGGTTGGCATATATAACCGCGGTGTCCCGCTCGTTCAATTGGTAACGATGCTGGCTTCCTCGCTGTCGGTGATGTTCATTCCTGCGCTGACGGAGCTGCGAATGAAGAATGACCCGGTAGGAATCCAGCGCCAGACGACGCTGGCACTGCGCTGGTTCTGGCTGATCGGCCTCGCCGCATCAACTGGACTGGCTCTGCTGGCGCAGCCGATCAACGTGATGCTGTATGAGGACGACCTCGGCAGCGCGACGCTGGCGTGGATCGCCTGGACGGCGGCCCCCGGCGCGCTGGTCACTGTGAGCGCAGCGCTGCTGCAGGGGCTCGGCCACGTGCGCGCCCCTGCGCTGCACCTGCTCGCCGCGGCGGCGCTCAAGACCGCGCTGAACGCGCTGCTCGTGCCGCCGCTCGGCATCACGGGCGCCGCCCTCGCCGGCATCGCCGCCTACGGCGCTGCAGCAGCGCTCAACCTGGCGCTGCTTGCCCGGCGCACCGGCCGCGCCCGGCGAGGCGCCAGCGCAGCGCTGGCGCAGCTGCTTCGCCCTGCGGCGGCCGTGCTCGCCATGGCGGGCGCCGTGCTGCTCGTGCGCCTGGGCGCGCTGCCGCTTGGCGGCGGGCGCATGGCGGCGCTCGCCGAGAGCCTGCTCGGCGTGGCCGTGGGCGCCGCCGTGTTTGCGGCAGCCGTGCTGCGCACCGGGCTGCTGAGCGCCGCCGAGCTCGCGGCGTTGCCGCGCGTTTCGCCGCGGCTGGTGGCGGCGCTGCGCCGCCTGCGGCTTGTGCGCTAG
- the mazG gene encoding nucleoside triphosphate pyrophosphohydrolase produces the protein MSRAIIVVGLGSGDPDQLTLGIIKQLKSATERYVRTTDHPVVAWLESEEDIRFESFDSVYEEHEDFPSVYEEIADRLVARAQSADNSGVILYAVPGHPMVAEATVQILRRRCPEEGIQLEVRGGESFLDQAFVRLGFDPIEGFALLDASDVGAVKLDPRMHTLIGQVYDTFTASDVKLGLMEMYPDDHEVVACHVLGVEGQEQILRVPLHELDHVTGYGNLSLIYIPASRDEQLRNRSFERLHEIVAILRSPEGCPWDREQTHRSIRKNLIEETYEVLETIDDDDPDHMREELGDLLLQVMLHSQMEEETGLFTAYDVIQALNEKLIYRHPHVFGELNAEDAEAALSNWEAMKAEEKRSKGIEPEEQSALSGVPRDLPALMKAYKIQKKAAKAGFDWEDISGVWDKIEEELAELKASVGQGEDAEAQVLELGDVLFSVVNAARFIGVDPEEALSLTIRKFVRRFRHVEQRLKEAGKTPATSSLAEMDRYWDEAKELERQL, from the coding sequence ATGAGCAGAGCGATCATAGTGGTTGGCCTCGGATCGGGGGATCCGGATCAATTGACGCTAGGAATCATAAAACAGTTGAAGTCAGCGACGGAGCGCTACGTCCGCACGACAGATCATCCCGTCGTAGCCTGGCTTGAATCGGAAGAGGACATCCGGTTCGAATCCTTTGACTCGGTTTACGAGGAGCACGAGGATTTTCCGTCCGTCTACGAGGAGATCGCGGATAGGCTGGTGGCCAGGGCTCAGAGCGCTGATAACAGCGGGGTCATTCTATATGCGGTTCCGGGCCACCCGATGGTGGCCGAAGCGACCGTGCAAATTTTGCGGCGACGCTGTCCAGAGGAAGGCATTCAGCTAGAGGTACGGGGCGGAGAGAGCTTTCTGGATCAGGCTTTCGTCCGGTTAGGCTTTGACCCGATCGAGGGTTTTGCGCTGCTCGACGCATCGGATGTAGGTGCAGTGAAGCTTGATCCGCGCATGCATACATTGATTGGCCAGGTATATGATACCTTTACAGCATCCGATGTTAAACTTGGCCTGATGGAGATGTACCCCGATGACCATGAAGTGGTCGCCTGTCATGTCCTCGGTGTGGAAGGCCAGGAGCAGATCCTGCGTGTTCCGCTGCATGAGCTCGATCATGTGACCGGGTACGGCAATTTATCGCTAATCTACATTCCGGCAAGCAGAGACGAGCAGCTGCGCAACAGAAGCTTTGAGCGGCTGCATGAAATCGTCGCGATTCTGCGGAGCCCGGAAGGCTGTCCGTGGGACAGGGAGCAGACCCATCGCTCCATCCGCAAGAATCTGATCGAGGAAACGTACGAGGTGCTGGAGACGATTGATGACGATGACCCCGATCATATGCGGGAGGAGCTTGGGGATTTACTCCTGCAAGTGATGCTGCACTCGCAAATGGAGGAAGAGACAGGACTCTTTACTGCCTATGATGTAATTCAGGCTTTGAATGAGAAGCTGATCTACCGTCACCCGCACGTCTTCGGCGAGCTGAATGCCGAGGATGCGGAGGCAGCGCTCAGCAATTGGGAAGCTATGAAGGCGGAGGAGAAGCGCAGCAAGGGAATCGAGCCGGAGGAGCAATCCGCGCTTAGCGGCGTCCCTCGCGACTTGCCAGCATTGATGAAGGCTTATAAAATTCAGAAGAAGGCTGCAAAAGCCGGATTCGATTGGGAGGACATCTCCGGAGTTTGGGACAAGATCGAGGAGGAGCTTGCCGAACTTAAAGCATCGGTTGGGCAGGGCGAGGATGCCGAAGCACAGGTGCTTGAACTGGGCGACGTGCTATTCTCTGTCGTCAATGCCGCCCGATTCATCGGGGTTGATCCGGAAGAGGCACTGTCCTTGACAATCCGTAAATTCGTCCGCCGCTTTCGGCATGTCGAGCAAAGACTGAAAGAAGCGGGCAAGACGCCGGCCACGAGCTCCCTTGCGGAGATGGACAGGTATTGGGATGAAGCCAAAGAGCTCGAACGCCAGCTGTAA
- a CDS encoding HU family DNA-binding protein has product MNKTDLINNISSKSGLTKKDVESVLNGFLGEITDALASGDKVQLIGFGTFETRKRSGRTGRNPQTGKTIEIPASNVPAFKAGNKLKEAVK; this is encoded by the coding sequence ATGAACAAAACAGATCTGATCAACAACATTTCCAGCAAAAGCGGCTTGACTAAAAAAGACGTTGAGTCTGTATTGAATGGTTTTCTTGGCGAAATCACCGACGCTCTCGCAAGCGGAGACAAAGTTCAACTGATCGGCTTTGGCACGTTCGAGACTCGTAAACGTTCCGGCCGCACGGGCCGCAACCCGCAAACGGGCAAAACAATCGAAATTCCCGCATCCAACGTTCCAGCTTTCAAAGCGGGCAACAAACTTAAAGAAGCTGTAAAATAA
- a CDS encoding RNA-binding S4 domain-containing protein, which yields MRLDKFLKVSRLIKRRTVAKDVSDQGRVLINGRESKPSTAVKVGDEITIQFGQKLVTVRVERLAETTRKEEASTLYTLVKEEPIPKDTFL from the coding sequence ATGCGTCTTGATAAGTTCCTGAAAGTGTCGCGGTTGATCAAGCGGCGTACGGTGGCTAAGGACGTCTCCGATCAGGGGAGGGTTCTCATCAATGGACGCGAGTCCAAGCCGAGTACCGCCGTGAAGGTCGGGGATGAAATCACGATTCAGTTCGGCCAGAAGCTGGTAACCGTACGAGTCGAACGACTGGCGGAGACAACGCGTAAGGAGGAGGCCTCCACGCTGTATACGCTGGTGAAGGAAGAGCCGATTCCAAAGGACACCTTTCTATGA
- the yabP gene encoding sporulation protein YabP: MVDLNKGKHQEVRLFQRKLLEITGVLNVESFDSEEFLLQTELGHLTIRGQNLHIKNLNLEQGLVSIEGLVNSLSYIDPGSHSGGKGLLGKLFR; encoded by the coding sequence ATGGTGGATCTCAATAAGGGAAAGCATCAGGAAGTTCGACTATTCCAGCGCAAGCTGCTTGAAATTACAGGCGTGCTAAATGTAGAGAGCTTCGATAGCGAGGAGTTTTTGCTTCAGACGGAGCTGGGCCATTTAACCATTCGCGGCCAGAATTTACATATCAAAAATTTGAATTTGGAGCAGGGACTCGTCAGCATCGAGGGTCTTGTCAATTCCCTGTCCTACATTGATCCCGGCTCCCATTCCGGCGGCAAAGGGCTGCTCGGCAAGCTGTTCCGATGA
- the yabQ gene encoding spore cortex biosynthesis protein YabQ: MNLEVQWATLLWMAVSGGILGIAFDSYRVVSGQLRFPRWSVHALDLLYWVAASLFVFRMLYHSNQGELRFYVFLGLFIGVWIYFLFLSVITARFVVMLMRIVKKIYLISVRIFSIFIIAPIIWLLKGIKLLLGFVWVILLFMGRITLLPIWKLLVWALRPLIRKLRIIELAVSVRDRITSIWKRWFGKKED, translated from the coding sequence ATGAATTTGGAGGTTCAATGGGCGACGCTCTTATGGATGGCTGTATCCGGGGGGATATTGGGCATCGCCTTTGACAGCTACCGTGTCGTTTCGGGGCAACTCCGCTTTCCCCGGTGGAGTGTACATGCCCTGGATCTGTTGTATTGGGTCGCAGCCTCGCTTTTCGTATTCCGCATGCTGTATCACAGTAATCAGGGTGAACTGCGTTTCTATGTCTTTTTGGGATTGTTTATAGGCGTTTGGATTTATTTTTTGTTCTTAAGTGTTATAACGGCGCGTTTTGTGGTAATGTTAATGAGGATAGTTAAAAAGATTTACCTCATATCGGTACGGATATTCAGTATTTTCATTATTGCACCGATAATATGGTTATTGAAGGGAATCAAGCTGTTATTAGGCTTTGTTTGGGTCATATTGCTGTTTATGGGGCGGATCACACTGCTGCCGATTTGGAAGCTGCTCGTCTGGGCCCTAAGGCCGCTGATCAGGAAGCTCCGAATCATAGAGTTGGCGGTATCGGTTCGCGATCGTATAACATCGATATGGAAGCGCTGGTTCGGCAAAAAAGAAGATTAG
- a CDS encoding septum formation initiator family protein, whose amino-acid sequence MRRTAMSTNSKNQTKGQAAHQMAGARRRLRIWMGFMIIFLGWAAYTFFSQSSEINAKSQQLEERQASMNAATQSLEQLKYEISRLQDPEYIGQIAMKKYGLYKPGEIPVRVSESSPEND is encoded by the coding sequence ATGCGCAGAACAGCTATGTCCACAAATTCCAAGAATCAGACCAAGGGTCAGGCTGCCCATCAAATGGCTGGGGCACGACGGCGACTCCGGATTTGGATGGGGTTTATGATTATTTTTCTGGGCTGGGCAGCGTATACATTTTTTTCCCAGTCGAGCGAAATCAATGCCAAATCCCAGCAGCTGGAGGAACGCCAAGCTTCGATGAACGCCGCCACGCAGAGCTTGGAGCAATTGAAGTACGAAATCAGTCGTCTCCAAGACCCCGAATATATTGGACAAATCGCTATGAAGAAATACGGGCTTTATAAACCCGGTGAAATCCCGGTTCGGGTCTCCGAATCGTCACCGGAAAATGACTAG
- a CDS encoding S1 domain-containing RNA-binding protein, protein MAIEVGTKLEGKVTGITHFGAFVDLSGGVTGLVHISEIADNYVKDVNDHLKIGDAVTVKVINVDKDGKIGLSIKQAVDKPVEAERPPRAPRPDRPGGREGDRPGGGFNRERGGRSFKPPAGKTSFEDKMSRFLKDSEERISSLKKNTEGKRGGRGAKRM, encoded by the coding sequence ATGGCAATTGAAGTGGGCACCAAGTTAGAAGGAAAAGTGACAGGCATCACGCATTTCGGAGCATTTGTGGATCTGTCAGGAGGTGTCACGGGTCTCGTTCACATCTCAGAAATCGCCGACAATTACGTCAAGGATGTTAACGATCACCTGAAGATAGGCGACGCTGTAACTGTCAAGGTTATTAACGTCGACAAGGACGGTAAGATTGGCCTTTCTATTAAACAGGCCGTGGACAAACCGGTAGAGGCAGAAAGACCACCTCGCGCACCGCGTCCGGATCGTCCTGGCGGAAGAGAGGGAGATCGTCCCGGCGGCGGATTTAACCGTGAACGGGGAGGGCGTTCATTCAAGCCCCCAGCCGGCAAAACTTCTTTTGAAGATAAAATGTCCCGCTTCCTCAAAGATAGTGAAGAGCGCATTTCTTCGTTAAAGAAGAACACCGAGGGCAAACGCGGAGGCCGCGGAGCCAAGCGTATGTAG